The following are encoded in a window of Kiritimatiellia bacterium genomic DNA:
- a CDS encoding histidinol-phosphatase HisJ family protein, with protein sequence MSIDALRTLPPDYHMHTPLCKHAEGDPLEYARAAAAAGVPQIAITDHGPTDDGFGIDHRMELAQFGDYLDMVGRAKRDSPVPVLLGIEADYYRGCVRFLAPFLERHPFDIVLGSVHFLNYWGHPTEPRGLADGFDPLETWRLYFQRIGELADTRLYDVVAHLDLPKRFLPTLPIEKLKQFALPALDRIAAAGMAIEINTSGARHLAGEMYPSLALLSWARERGIGLTFGSDAHLPIRVGEGFLAAVSLARTAGFTTSRIYERRRFREIPLPQAPASPASPAAETSSG encoded by the coding sequence ATGTCCATTGACGCGCTCCGTACGCTGCCGCCCGACTATCACATGCATACCCCTCTCTGCAAACACGCCGAGGGGGATCCCCTTGAGTACGCCCGCGCCGCCGCTGCCGCGGGCGTGCCGCAAATCGCCATCACCGACCACGGGCCGACCGACGACGGTTTCGGCATCGACCACCGGATGGAGCTCGCCCAGTTCGGCGACTACCTGGACATGGTCGGTCGGGCCAAGCGCGATTCGCCGGTGCCGGTCCTGCTCGGCATCGAAGCGGACTACTACCGCGGGTGCGTTCGATTCCTTGCCCCCTTCCTCGAGCGACACCCGTTCGACATCGTTCTCGGCTCAGTCCATTTCCTCAATTATTGGGGGCACCCGACAGAACCGCGCGGGCTTGCCGATGGCTTCGACCCTTTGGAGACCTGGCGCCTATATTTTCAAAGGATTGGTGAGCTGGCCGACACGCGATTGTATGACGTCGTCGCGCACCTGGACCTTCCGAAACGGTTCCTGCCAACACTGCCCATCGAAAAGCTGAAACAATTTGCCCTGCCCGCCCTTGACCGGATCGCCGCCGCCGGCATGGCCATCGAAATCAATACCTCTGGTGCCCGCCATCTCGCCGGCGAGATGTACCCTTCGCTCGCCCTGCTCTCCTGGGCGCGGGAGCGAGGCATCGGGCTTACGTTCGGATCCGACGCCCACCTGCCTATCCGAGTGGGCGAAGGCTTTCTTGCCGCCGTCTCCCTCGCGCGGACGGCCGGCTTCACCACCTCACGCATCTACGAACGGCGCCGCTTTAGAGAAATCCCTCTGCCGCAAGCCCCTGCCTCACCCGCCTCACCGGCCGCCGAAACGTCGAGCGGCTGA
- the phoU gene encoding phosphate signaling complex protein PhoU yields the protein MAIHLMRELQNLKKLSLTMAAMVEENLRLAVKSARERNEPLARKVIEADHEIDRQEVAVEEECLKILALYQPVANDLRFVVAMIKINHDLERIGDLAVNIAERAIVLAQRPPLTRDYDLKTLADAALHMVSRSLDALINQDAQLAREIWLSDDTVDNLNRKLLDEVEEDLAARPNELRSLLALTSISRTLERIADHATNISKDVIYMIEGDIVRHRSRFLRAQAPAPSA from the coding sequence ATGGCTATTCATTTGATGCGCGAGTTGCAAAACCTCAAGAAGCTGAGCCTGACCATGGCCGCCATGGTGGAGGAGAACCTGCGTCTGGCGGTCAAATCGGCCCGGGAGCGCAACGAACCTCTCGCCCGGAAGGTTATCGAGGCTGACCACGAGATTGATCGCCAGGAGGTCGCCGTCGAGGAGGAATGCCTCAAGATTCTCGCGCTTTATCAGCCGGTCGCCAACGACCTCCGCTTCGTCGTGGCTATGATCAAAATCAACCATGACCTCGAGCGAATCGGCGACCTCGCCGTCAATATCGCCGAGCGGGCCATCGTGCTCGCCCAGCGGCCCCCGCTTACCCGGGACTACGACTTGAAAACGCTCGCCGATGCCGCCCTCCACATGGTCAGCCGCAGCCTCGACGCCCTGATCAACCAGGATGCCCAGCTCGCCCGGGAAATCTGGCTTTCCGACGACACCGTCGACAATCTCAACCGCAAGCTGCTCGACGAGGTCGAGGAGGATCTGGCCGCCCGCCCAAACGAGCTCCGCAGTCTTCTCGCCCTGACGTCGATCTCGCGAACCCTCGAACGCATCGCCGACCACGCAACCAACATTTCAAAGGACGTGATCTACATGATCGAGGGCGACATTGTGCGGCACCGCTCGCGATTCCTTCGAGCACAAGCGCCGGCACCCTCCGCCTGA
- the pstB gene encoding phosphate ABC transporter ATP-binding protein PstB, with amino-acid sequence MEQPPPSDIVLDVRDLNFFYGSHQALFQINLPIPRRQCTAFIGPSGCGKSTLLRCFNRMNDLIDGIRMEGSIRLDGMEINSPHLDVIALRRRVGMVFQKSNPFPKSIYENVVYGLRIAGVNSRSILDEVVERCLRKAALWDEVKDRLHTSALQLSGGQMQRLCIARCIAVNPDVILMDEPCSALDPRSTSRIEDLIAELRQDYTIIIVTHNMQQAARVSDWTAFFYEGKLVEYGPTDQLFRKPANPQTQDYITGRFG; translated from the coding sequence ATGGAACAACCGCCTCCTTCCGACATTGTGCTCGACGTGCGGGACCTCAATTTTTTCTACGGAAGCCATCAGGCCCTCTTCCAAATCAACCTCCCGATCCCGCGGCGGCAGTGCACCGCATTCATTGGACCCTCCGGCTGCGGCAAATCCACCCTGCTGCGCTGCTTCAATCGCATGAACGACCTAATCGACGGCATCCGGATGGAGGGCTCGATCCGCCTGGACGGCATGGAGATCAATTCGCCCCACCTCGATGTCATCGCCCTGCGCCGCCGTGTCGGCATGGTGTTCCAAAAATCGAATCCCTTCCCCAAATCGATTTACGAAAATGTCGTCTACGGGCTCCGCATCGCCGGCGTTAACAGCCGCTCCATCCTGGACGAGGTCGTCGAGCGGTGTCTTCGCAAGGCCGCGCTGTGGGACGAGGTCAAGGATCGCCTCCACACCTCGGCGCTCCAGCTTTCTGGCGGCCAGATGCAGCGGCTCTGCATTGCGCGCTGCATTGCGGTCAATCCCGACGTCATCCTAATGGACGAGCCGTGTTCGGCGCTTGACCCTCGGTCAACGTCCCGAATCGAGGACCTGATTGCCGAGCTCCGCCAAGACTATACGATCATCATCGTCACCCACAACATGCAGCAGGCGGCGCGCGTTTCCGACTGGACGGCGTTCTTTTATGAGGGAAAGTTGGTGGAGTACGGGCCGACGGACCAGCTTTTCCGAAAACCCGCCAATCCGCAGACCCAGGATTACATCACCGGCAGGTTCGGATGA
- the pstA gene encoding phosphate ABC transporter permease PstA translates to MGLALGLMMVLGLLLLISYNGIRSFWPKPVVEIEISPSSPAAVRGQTQLGGIVVRTRDRMIPQPDGREAEREWHLQIGNKDVYGMGFRYVPIRDILAKRFPLEAMVIERMEYGNAIGIPLAIVRPGGQRIGAEDPAFDDTLSLELERVKALRKTLRTVEKIQIGRINHELKRLARDSDLSDEELRRREADLRERHRELAARALELRAQLDRGELVYRLFTGEERSISLGQLVKVHFPNRMSFAQKTWLFAQNLFDFLTDEPREANTEGGIFPAIFGTFVMTVLMSIAVMPFGVLAAIYLREYARQTLLTRAVRISVNNLAGVPSIVFGVFGLGFFVYLAGGTIDRLFYSSALPTPTFGTGGILWASLTLALMTVPVVIVATEEALAAVPRGTREGSLALGASKWQTIYRVVLPAAAPGIMTGLVLAMARGAGEVAPLMLVGVVKLAPTLPIDGIFPFIHLDRKFMHLGFHIYDLGFQSPDSDAARPMVFGTTLFLIALVIILNLGAIIIRERLRRKYATGAF, encoded by the coding sequence ATGGGGCTCGCGCTCGGATTGATGATGGTCCTCGGCCTGCTGCTGCTCATCTCGTATAACGGGATCCGAAGTTTCTGGCCGAAACCGGTTGTCGAAATCGAGATTTCCCCATCGAGTCCGGCGGCAGTCCGCGGCCAGACCCAGCTTGGCGGCATCGTTGTTCGCACGAGGGATCGCATGATCCCTCAGCCAGACGGCCGAGAAGCCGAACGCGAATGGCACCTCCAGATCGGCAACAAGGACGTGTATGGCATGGGATTCCGATACGTGCCCATTCGCGACATCCTCGCCAAGCGCTTTCCGCTCGAGGCGATGGTGATCGAACGGATGGAATACGGAAATGCCATCGGAATACCTCTCGCGATCGTACGGCCTGGTGGGCAGCGCATCGGAGCCGAAGATCCGGCTTTCGACGATACGCTCAGCCTCGAACTGGAACGCGTGAAGGCTCTTCGCAAAACATTGCGAACCGTCGAAAAAATCCAGATCGGCCGAATCAACCACGAGCTCAAGCGGCTGGCGCGGGATTCGGACCTCTCCGACGAAGAGCTCCGCCGCCGCGAAGCCGATCTTCGCGAACGACATCGGGAACTGGCCGCCCGTGCCCTCGAGCTTCGCGCCCAGTTGGATCGCGGCGAGTTGGTCTATCGCCTCTTCACCGGCGAGGAGCGGTCCATTTCGCTCGGTCAGCTCGTCAAGGTCCATTTCCCCAACCGGATGAGCTTCGCGCAAAAGACCTGGTTATTCGCGCAGAATCTCTTCGATTTCCTGACGGATGAGCCGCGTGAGGCGAATACCGAGGGGGGTATCTTCCCGGCCATTTTCGGCACGTTTGTGATGACCGTGCTGATGAGCATCGCAGTCATGCCGTTTGGCGTCCTCGCTGCGATCTACCTGCGGGAATATGCCCGGCAAACCCTGCTCACCCGCGCTGTGCGCATCTCTGTGAACAACCTCGCCGGCGTGCCGTCCATTGTCTTTGGCGTCTTCGGCCTTGGATTTTTCGTGTATCTGGCGGGTGGAACGATCGACCGGCTGTTTTATTCTTCCGCACTGCCGACCCCTACGTTCGGAACCGGGGGCATTTTGTGGGCATCTCTCACGCTTGCGCTGATGACCGTTCCGGTGGTCATTGTCGCCACGGAGGAGGCGCTAGCCGCTGTACCCCGCGGAACGCGGGAAGGCTCGCTAGCGCTGGGCGCGTCCAAATGGCAGACCATCTATCGCGTCGTCCTGCCCGCCGCCGCGCCGGGTATCATGACCGGCCTCGTGCTGGCGATGGCGCGCGGCGCAGGGGAGGTCGCGCCGCTGATGCTCGTCGGCGTGGTCAAGTTAGCCCCCACCCTACCGATCGACGGCATCTTCCCGTTCATTCACCTCGACCGCAAATTCATGCACCTTGGCTTCCATATCTATGACCTCGGCTTCCAATCCCCGGATTCGGATGCCGCACGCCCGATGGTGTTCGGCACAACCCTTTTCCTGATCGCCCTTGTGATTATCCTGAACCTAGGCGCTATCATCATTCGTGAGCGACTGCGCCGGAAATACGCCACGGGAGCCTTTTGA
- a CDS encoding ABC transporter permease subunit, producing MPDKPARGYEIAPSVLWTDRVMYYVIKIGGLSIITAVLAIFLFIFWQIWPLFQPAKVVPDASWALPPGDYIAMGADEWSEYPFALTRDGRLLFIRTVENGAIEERPLPLPAGEKISSVFYHPKRQELVLGTDRGTLHVIEIGYSTRFEGDRRTVLAEPRITLSVPLGVPSHPILLGDLDGLGGHRLAAALQRIDGEYRLTAALLTQRRTLVGAGNWTLTRTWDLTRELSSEPLRLMVNERADGLILALSDGTIKYFAREVHDLALRQTFTPFAGDSGTGSIAVVEFLFGDDSVVVADTHGENKIYSLYEQGSAGRRFGLTKQFPSLGAQPSAYAKSLRNKAFLLSGENRASLRFATTERIRWEADLPFEVRLAFLGSKYDSIWLLDASARLHRFTLDDPHPEAGLRAFFGKIWYEGAPEPAFAWQSTGATDDFEPKLSMVPLLLGTIKGTVYAMLFSTPLALLAALYTSQFAHPDIRRLIKPTMEIMASLPSVILGFLAALWLAPLLEQRVPSVLLMLIALPLTACAVGALWNRLPARARRFVRTGYEFLYIAPLLAAVGYVAWQAGPFLESILFVARDPSTGVSIADFRLWWIQTVGLPFEQRNSLVVGFMMGFAVIPIIFTIAEDSLSNVPPAFRSASLALGASRWQTAVKVVLPTASAGIFSALMIGFGRAVGETMIVLMATGNTPIMDFNIFSGMRTLSANIAVELPEAPHNSTLYRALFLGAMLLFLMTFLLNTLAELLRHHLREKFKAI from the coding sequence ATGCCCGACAAGCCGGCCCGAGGCTATGAAATCGCCCCTTCCGTACTCTGGACGGATCGGGTCATGTATTATGTGATCAAAATCGGCGGCTTGAGCATCATCACTGCTGTTCTGGCAATCTTCCTGTTCATCTTTTGGCAGATCTGGCCTCTCTTTCAACCCGCCAAAGTAGTTCCGGACGCCTCATGGGCGCTGCCGCCCGGCGACTACATCGCCATGGGCGCGGACGAATGGTCGGAGTATCCTTTTGCGCTCACCCGCGACGGCCGCTTGCTATTCATTCGAACAGTAGAGAACGGCGCGATCGAGGAGCGACCTCTGCCCTTGCCGGCCGGTGAAAAAATCTCGTCTGTCTTTTACCATCCGAAACGGCAGGAATTGGTCCTCGGAACGGATCGCGGGACCCTTCATGTGATCGAGATTGGTTATTCCACTCGTTTCGAGGGCGACAGACGTACCGTGCTCGCCGAGCCGCGGATCACCCTCTCCGTACCCCTCGGCGTCCCTAGCCACCCCATCCTACTTGGCGATCTTGACGGTTTGGGCGGCCATCGTCTGGCTGCTGCCCTGCAACGGATTGATGGAGAATACCGGCTGACCGCCGCACTGTTGACGCAGCGTCGAACGCTCGTCGGCGCCGGAAACTGGACTCTCACTCGCACTTGGGATCTGACCCGGGAGCTCTCCAGTGAACCTCTGCGGTTAATGGTCAACGAACGCGCAGACGGCCTTATCCTCGCGCTATCTGACGGCACCATCAAATATTTCGCCCGAGAGGTACATGACCTTGCGCTCCGCCAGACGTTTACGCCATTTGCCGGCGACAGCGGAACGGGATCCATCGCTGTGGTCGAATTCTTGTTTGGCGACGATTCGGTGGTCGTGGCCGATACGCACGGTGAAAACAAAATTTACAGCCTGTACGAACAAGGCTCTGCAGGGCGCCGGTTCGGCCTGACCAAACAATTCCCCTCGCTCGGCGCTCAACCTTCGGCCTATGCAAAGAGCCTGCGCAACAAGGCCTTCCTGCTGTCAGGGGAAAACCGGGCATCGCTACGTTTTGCAACCACGGAGCGAATCCGATGGGAGGCCGATCTCCCCTTTGAGGTGAGACTCGCCTTTCTCGGCTCCAAATATGATTCCATATGGCTGCTAGACGCTTCTGCTCGGCTGCACCGGTTCACCCTCGATGACCCCCACCCCGAGGCGGGATTGCGGGCTTTTTTTGGCAAAATTTGGTATGAGGGCGCTCCGGAGCCGGCCTTTGCCTGGCAGAGCACAGGAGCTACTGACGATTTCGAGCCTAAATTGTCGATGGTGCCTCTGCTTCTGGGCACCATCAAGGGCACCGTCTATGCGATGCTGTTTTCGACTCCCCTCGCGTTGCTCGCGGCCCTTTACACGTCCCAGTTCGCTCACCCCGACATTCGACGCCTCATCAAACCGACGATGGAGATCATGGCCTCGCTGCCATCGGTCATTCTCGGCTTTCTCGCTGCCCTTTGGCTGGCGCCGCTGCTCGAACAGCGGGTGCCATCAGTCCTGTTGATGCTCATCGCCCTACCCCTCACGGCCTGCGCGGTTGGCGCGCTGTGGAACCGTCTCCCAGCCCGCGCGCGGCGTTTTGTCCGCACTGGTTATGAATTCCTCTACATCGCACCCCTTCTCGCCGCCGTCGGGTATGTGGCATGGCAGGCGGGGCCGTTTCTCGAATCGATCCTCTTTGTGGCGCGCGACCCCTCCACGGGTGTGTCGATTGCCGATTTCCGCCTCTGGTGGATCCAGACCGTCGGATTGCCCTTTGAACAGCGAAACTCACTGGTCGTCGGATTCATGATGGGATTCGCGGTGATCCCGATAATTTTTACGATCGCCGAAGATTCCCTCTCCAATGTACCTCCGGCCTTCCGCTCCGCCTCCCTCGCCTTGGGCGCCAGCCGTTGGCAAACGGCGGTGAAAGTCGTGCTGCCCACGGCCTCCGCGGGAATCTTTTCGGCCCTGATGATCGGCTTCGGCCGTGCGGTTGGCGAAACCATGATCGTGCTGATGGCAACAGGCAACACGCCGATCATGGATTTCAACATCTTTTCCGGCATGCGCACCCTGTCCGCCAACATCGCGGTCGAACTGCCGGAAGCACCGCACAACAGCACGCTGTATCGGGCGCTCTTTCTCGGCGCGATGCTCCTCTTTCTGATGACCTTCCTGCTCAACACACTGGCCGAATTGTTGCGGCATCACCTTCGGGAAAAGTTTAAGGCGATCTAG
- a CDS encoding phosphate ABC transporter substrate-binding protein encodes MKRVQILVCRILGIASLLAASYAAVPPTVDERLPLYERVEGVAGNLNSIGSDTLNNLMTLWAEGFRAQYPNVVIQIEGKGSSTAPPALIEGTAQLGPMSRPMKSSEIDAFEARYGYKPTEIRVAIDALAVFAHKDNPIKGLTMQQIDSIFSTTRKLGGPDITTWGQLGLSGDWANRPISLYGRNSASGTYGFFKEHALAKGDFRPTVKEQPGSSSVILGVAGDLYALGYSGIGYASAGVRALPIGLSEDALFEATPENCLSGDYPLARFLVIYVNKKPGQPIDKLTGEFLRYVLSRAGQEVVVKDGYYPLPAEIVQEELRKLE; translated from the coding sequence GTGAAAAGAGTCCAAATCCTCGTTTGTCGAATTCTGGGGATCGCCTCTCTTCTCGCCGCCTCCTACGCGGCAGTCCCGCCCACAGTCGATGAACGCCTGCCGCTATATGAGCGCGTGGAAGGCGTGGCTGGGAACCTCAACAGCATCGGTTCGGACACGCTCAACAATCTAATGACTCTGTGGGCGGAAGGGTTTCGCGCCCAGTATCCGAACGTGGTGATTCAAATCGAGGGCAAGGGATCTTCCACTGCCCCGCCCGCCCTGATTGAAGGAACGGCGCAACTGGGCCCGATGAGCCGCCCGATGAAGTCCTCTGAGATCGATGCGTTCGAGGCCCGTTATGGTTATAAACCAACCGAAATACGCGTTGCGATCGACGCGCTGGCCGTCTTCGCGCACAAGGACAACCCCATCAAGGGCCTCACGATGCAGCAGATCGACAGCATCTTTTCCACCACGCGAAAATTGGGCGGTCCCGACATCACAACCTGGGGTCAGCTCGGGCTATCCGGCGACTGGGCCAACCGTCCCATCTCATTGTACGGCCGAAACAGCGCCTCCGGCACGTACGGATTTTTCAAGGAGCATGCGCTGGCGAAAGGCGATTTCCGGCCCACGGTGAAGGAGCAGCCCGGTTCATCTTCCGTGATCCTCGGCGTCGCTGGCGATCTTTACGCGCTCGGCTACTCAGGTATCGGCTATGCAAGCGCCGGCGTTCGAGCGCTGCCTATCGGTCTTTCGGAGGATGCTCTGTTTGAAGCAACCCCCGAAAATTGTTTGAGCGGCGATTATCCCCTCGCGCGGTTCTTGGTCATTTACGTGAACAAGAAGCCGGGCCAGCCGATTGATAAGTTGACCGGTGAATTTCTACGATATGTCCTTTCGCGGGCTGGCCAGGAAGTGGTTGTCAAGGACGGATACTATCCGCTGCCGGCCGAAATCGTTCAAGAAGAGCTCCGCAAGCTTGAATAA
- a CDS encoding response regulator transcription factor: protein MAKKRILLIEDDEDIQELVSFHLGKEGYTVQVIASGEAALEAARKSTPDLILLDLMLPGIDGLQVCRNLRGEPKTRHIPIVMLTAKGEETDIVTGLEVGADDYITKPFSPRVLVARIRNVLRRKSRDVPDDQSPIHVHDLVIHPGRHEVLLKGKRIDLTFTEFRVLQFLARRPGWVYTRQQIVDAVRGEDYAVTDRSVDVQIVGLRRKLGPAGEYIETVRGVGYRFRE from the coding sequence ATGGCCAAAAAGCGCATCCTGTTGATCGAGGACGACGAGGACATCCAGGAACTCGTATCCTTCCATTTGGGGAAGGAGGGATACACCGTTCAAGTGATCGCTTCGGGTGAGGCGGCGCTGGAGGCGGCCCGGAAGTCAACCCCCGACCTGATTCTTCTCGATCTGATGTTGCCCGGCATCGACGGGCTGCAGGTCTGTCGAAACCTGCGCGGGGAGCCAAAGACGCGCCACATTCCGATCGTCATGCTGACGGCCAAGGGCGAGGAAACGGACATCGTCACAGGCCTCGAGGTCGGCGCGGACGATTACATCACGAAACCTTTCAGCCCCCGGGTGCTCGTGGCTCGGATCCGGAATGTTCTTCGGCGAAAATCCCGAGATGTCCCCGACGATCAATCTCCGATCCACGTGCACGATCTCGTCATTCACCCTGGGCGGCATGAAGTGCTGCTCAAGGGCAAGCGAATTGACCTGACCTTCACTGAATTTCGGGTGCTTCAATTTCTCGCCCGCAGGCCCGGCTGGGTGTATACACGGCAGCAGATCGTCGATGCGGTTCGCGGCGAGGATTACGCCGTAACGGACCGCTCGGTTGACGTGCAGATCGTCGGCCTCCGACGAAAACTCGGTCCCGCCGGAGAATACATCGAGACCGTTCGCGGCGTCGGCTATCGGTTTCGCGAGTAA
- a CDS encoding DNA photolyase family protein: MATAATIVWFRRDLRLHDHEALSAALKRGGSIVPVFIWAPDEESPWPPGSASKWWLHESLTAFDASLRELGSRLVIRRGPSLEALDKLIRETGASAIYWSRLYEPAVIERDKQIKSHLRARGIDARSFNASLLHEPWTIQTSSGKPYQVFTPFYRACQEIGDPSTPLPAPRELPSCPPVDSLTIADLGLLPRIPWYHGMAQSWQPGETGALRRLESFSPKAPAYKVDRDRPDLESTSRLSPHLHFGEISPRMMWWAIRKAHPGGSAESYLRQLIWREFAHHLLFHFPYTATEPLRPEFRSFPWRENPAALKAWQKGRTGYPIVDAGMRELWHTGWMHNRVRMIVASFLVKDLLVPWQRGAEWFWDTLVDADLANNTLGWQWTAGCGADAAPYFRIFNPILQGEKFDPDGEYVRRWVPELASLPSPMIHRVPELPDATLRQFGIELGRDYPRPLVDHASARDVALAAFDAIRRAQ; this comes from the coding sequence ATGGCCACTGCCGCAACCATTGTTTGGTTTCGACGCGATCTGCGGCTCCATGATCATGAGGCCCTTAGTGCCGCGCTGAAGCGCGGCGGTTCTATTGTACCGGTCTTCATCTGGGCGCCGGACGAGGAATCTCCCTGGCCGCCCGGCAGCGCCTCCAAATGGTGGCTCCACGAGAGCCTTACTGCCTTCGACGCTTCCTTGCGCGAGCTCGGCAGCCGACTGGTCATTCGCCGAGGTCCTTCCCTCGAGGCTCTGGACAAGTTGATCCGTGAGACGGGCGCGTCAGCGATTTATTGGAGTCGTCTCTATGAGCCCGCTGTGATTGAGCGGGACAAGCAGATCAAAAGCCATCTTCGCGCCCGTGGCATCGACGCCCGATCCTTCAATGCTTCCCTTTTGCACGAACCGTGGACCATCCAAACGTCCTCCGGCAAACCCTATCAGGTGTTTACGCCCTTTTATCGGGCCTGCCAGGAAATCGGCGACCCCTCCACCCCGTTGCCGGCACCCCGCGAACTCCCTTCCTGTCCGCCCGTCGATTCTCTGACCATCGCGGATCTCGGTCTTTTGCCTCGAATTCCTTGGTATCACGGCATGGCCCAGTCTTGGCAGCCGGGCGAGACCGGCGCCCTTCGACGGCTCGAGTCATTTTCACCCAAGGCGCCGGCTTACAAGGTCGACCGCGACCGCCCCGACCTTGAAAGCACGTCGCGTTTGTCGCCCCACCTTCACTTCGGTGAGATTAGCCCGCGCATGATGTGGTGGGCCATCCGCAAAGCCCATCCCGGCGGCTCTGCCGAATCCTATTTGAGGCAACTGATCTGGCGGGAATTTGCTCATCATCTGCTTTTCCATTTCCCATACACTGCCACAGAGCCGCTCCGGCCTGAATTCAGGTCCTTTCCCTGGCGCGAAAATCCCGCCGCTCTGAAGGCGTGGCAAAAGGGGCGAACGGGCTACCCAATCGTCGACGCAGGAATGAGAGAACTCTGGCACACCGGCTGGATGCACAATCGGGTGCGCATGATTGTCGCCTCTTTCCTCGTCAAAGACCTTCTTGTTCCCTGGCAGCGCGGAGCGGAATGGTTCTGGGACACTTTGGTCGATGCGGATTTGGCGAACAACACATTGGGATGGCAATGGACGGCGGGCTGCGGCGCGGATGCTGCGCCCTACTTTCGGATTTTCAACCCCATCCTGCAGGGGGAGAAATTCGATCCTGACGGCGAGTACGTCCGTCGGTGGGTTCCAGAATTGGCATCGCTACCCTCCCCTATGATCCACCGAGTGCCCGAGCTACCCGACGCCACACTGCGTCAATTTGGTATTGAGCTCGGCCGCGATTATCCCCGGCCCCTCGTCGACCATGCCAGCGCCCGCGACGTCGCGCTGGCCGCATTTGACGCCATTCGACGCGCTCAGTAA
- a CDS encoding SDR family oxidoreductase — translation MNALIFGITGGIGHELARLLVAQGHRIFGSARNEDRLQSLAASLGCNVMAGDVTNPRDVDRVVDTANQSMGGLDAVALCVGSILLKPAHLTTDEEWQSTLAVNLSSAFYVTRASAKAMSASGGSVVLVSTCAARVGLPNHEAIAAAKAGVEGLARSAAATYATRKIRFNVVAPGLVDTPLAARITGNEMALKASLAMHPLGRIGTPRDVASAIAWLMDPNQSWVTGQVLGVDGGLASLRGR, via the coding sequence ATGAATGCGCTGATCTTTGGAATCACCGGCGGCATCGGACATGAGTTGGCCCGTCTCTTGGTTGCCCAAGGCCATCGCATTTTTGGTTCGGCGCGGAATGAGGACCGTCTCCAATCACTGGCCGCCTCGCTGGGATGCAACGTCATGGCCGGCGATGTGACGAATCCGCGCGATGTGGACCGCGTCGTGGATACAGCCAATCAGTCGATGGGTGGATTGGATGCCGTTGCCTTATGCGTCGGCAGCATCCTCCTGAAACCGGCCCACCTGACAACCGATGAGGAGTGGCAGTCGACCCTGGCGGTAAATCTGAGCAGTGCGTTCTATGTTACGCGCGCGTCCGCCAAGGCGATGAGCGCGTCGGGTGGCTCAGTTGTGTTGGTGTCCACATGCGCGGCGAGGGTCGGACTTCCGAACCATGAGGCAATCGCTGCTGCGAAAGCCGGCGTTGAAGGTCTCGCGCGGTCGGCGGCCGCAACCTATGCCACGCGAAAAATTCGATTTAATGTGGTGGCGCCAGGTCTCGTGGACACGCCACTCGCCGCCCGAATCACCGGCAATGAAATGGCTTTGAAGGCTTCCCTCGCCATGCACCCGCTGGGCCGCATCGGCACGCCGCGGGATGTGGCCTCCGCGATTGCCTGGCTCATGGATCCGAATCAGAGCTGGGTTACCGGTCAGGTCCTCGGTGTGGACGGAGGGCTGGCCTCGCTACGCGGCCGTTGA